Part of the Coriobacteriaceae bacterium genome is shown below.
CCTCTTACTCTTGTATCTCTGTACGCGAGCAAGAGGCGGCTGACCTTCTTGATTCTATCGGTGTCCATGGGGCTATGCCCGTTATCGATCCCACGCTCATGTTGAATCGTGATGATTGGGAAGCAATTGCAGATGGTTGGATTTCTCCGGAACCCTATGTTCTGGTCTATCAGCTCAACCGTAATGCCGAGTTCGATTCTTATGTACAAAGGGTCGCCAAGAAGACTGGTCTCAAGGTTATGCGAATTGCATACGGTGTGCATGAGAAGCGTTCTGGCGAGAATGCTGTTATCTGTCCTTCCGTGGGAAGGTTCCTTTCTCTGTTCCTTGGGGCCGAAATTGTCATTACGGACTCGTTCCATGGAACTGCCTATTCCGTAAATCTTGGAAAGAAGTTTGTCGCCATCAGCCCTGGTCGTTTTAACGGAAGAATTTCAAACCTATTAAATATGACTAATCTTGACAATCATTTGTTGGATGACTTTGGAAATCTGACTATTTCTGAACTTGATTACGACTCCAATTCGGTTCAGGCACAGCTTAATCTCAAACGAAATGAAGCCTTTTCTTTTATTGAAAAAGCCTTGGATATTTAGGAAATATGATGGGAAATATTTCGGTTTCTGCTTTAAAGGATCATTTGCCTGATCCTGTCATGGGGGTTGCGAGGGCCATTTTTAATGGCTATCCAAGTTTGCTCGCCGCTTCAATGCGGCAGGCGGCACGGTTCGGGAAGTCTTATTCT
Proteins encoded:
- a CDS encoding polysaccharide pyruvyl transferase family protein; translation: MSRKVGVITLHNSPNYGSCLQTYATQVVLARVGADAEIIDYYRKDAIPENEVDRALNGQLVKKMPIFKVPGVKQIAKIPVSRMVARRRAPLDEFRHSKLALTERSYYSADELDANPPVADIYCTGSDQVWNSIWNNGFDRAFYLSFAPEGKKKIAYAASIGKATLEDWEAEPMRKALSSYSCISVREQEAADLLDSIGVHGAMPVIDPTLMLNRDDWEAIADGWISPEPYVLVYQLNRNAEFDSYVQRVAKKTGLKVMRIAYGVHEKRSGENAVICPSVGRFLSLFLGAEIVITDSFHGTAYSVNLGKKFVAISPGRFNGRISNLLNMTNLDNHLLDDFGNLTISELDYDSNSVQAQLNLKRNEAFSFIEKALDI